A stretch of the Aythya fuligula isolate bAytFul2 chromosome 18, bAytFul2.pri, whole genome shotgun sequence genome encodes the following:
- the OTOP3 gene encoding proton channel OTOP3, with the protein MSGDKVSRQKPCHHCKRRSISAPAGTAMIHYEKSWLYRHCSSLQQRDRQAQKAGQLFSGLLAMNVVFLGSAFISSMIFNHVAITLADVWILLSILKVVCLCWIIYYLLGTSRQPHAVLYRDSHAGPVWIRGSLLLFGSFSVLLNVFQIGYSIIQIHCKSKVEIVFPSIEILFVSTQAFFLWHHSKDCIQVQHNLTRCGLMLTIATNLLLWLLAVTNDSIHMEIESQLREVEQRLAGNETNLCTCPNTTTCKVFQKGYILLYPFNTEYCLICCSVLYVMWKNVGRRISHHHAPHIKPKFKLHGVVFGPLLGAAAVIIGICVFMMYQIQATGSAPNRQVFVMYYSYYIVLLPLMSVCAVVGTIIHALEKRELDTLKNPTRSLDVILLMGAALGQIAMSYFSIVAIVATNPKDLLNSLILSYSVLLIFQYITQNIFIIDGLQREPFVAAIEARHAGHAGQHPVDSELPGEEMTTPRNTQEHTQASPNKEEEVSEEQNHEAHDQRRVSVLELGQEFRRVSLSYMHSYSHLSWKRKALKEISFFLVLCNIILWIMPTFGAHPVFENGLEKSFYGYSTWFAIVNFGLPLGVFYRMHSVGGLLDVYVSA; encoded by the exons ATGTCAGGCGACAAAGTCTCGAGGCAAAAGCCCTGCCACCACTGCAAGAGGAGGTCGatctcagccccagcaggcactGCCATGATCCACTACGAGAAGTCCTGGCTGTACCGCCACTGCTCGTCTCTGCAGCAGCGCGACAGGCAAGCTCAGAAAGCTGGGCAGCTCTTCTCGGGGCTGCTGGCCATGAACGTGGTGTTTCTGGGCAGCGCCTTCATCAGCAGCATGATTTTCAACCACGTGGCCATCACGCTGGCCGACGTCTGGATCCTGCTCTCCATCCTCAAGGTCGTGTGCCTGTGCTGGATCATCTACTACCTGCTGGGCACCAGTCGGCAGCCCCACGCCGTGCTCTACCGGGATTCTCACGCGGGACCAGTCTGGATTAGGg ggtcactgctgctgtttggtaGTTTCAGTGTCCTCCTGAACGTCTTCCAGATCGGCTACAGCATAATTCAAATCCACTGCAAATCCAAGGTGGAAATCGTGTTCCCCAGCATCGAAATCCTTTTTGTTTCCACCCAG gctttttttctgtggcatCACTCGAAGGACTGCATTCAAGTCCAGCACAACCTCACCAG GTGTGGGCTGATGCTGACCATAGCCACTAACCTCCTCCTCTGGCTCTTAGCAGTGACCAATGACTCCATCCACATGGAGATTGAATCTCAGCTGCGAGAGGTGGAGCAGCGATTGGCAG GCAATGAGACTAACTTGTGCACGTGCCCAAACACAACCACCTGCAAAGTCTTCCAGAAGGGCTACATCCTGCTCTACCCCTTCAACACCGAGTACTGCCTCATCTGCTGCTCCGTCCTCTACGTCATGTGGAAGAACGTGGGGCGACGCATCAGCCACCACCATGCCCCTCACATCAAGCCCAAGTTCAAGCTCCATGGCGTGGTCTTTGGGCCCCTGCTGGGCGCCGCTGCCGTAATCATCGGGATCTGCGTCTTCATGATGTACCAGATCCAGGCCACAGGCTCAGCCCCCAACCGCCAGGTCTTCGTGATGTATTATTCCTACTACATCGTGCTCCTGCCCCTGATGAGCGTGTGTGCAGTCGTCGGGACAATCATCCATGCCTTGGAAAAAAGGGAGCTGGACACGCTGAAGAACCCAACCCGCAGCCTGGACGTGATCCTACTGATGGGGGCAGCCCTCGGCCAGATCGCCATGTCCTACTTCTCCATCGTCGCCATTGTGGCCACCAACCCCAAGGACCTGTTGAACAGCCTCATCCTGTCCTATTCTGTCCTCCTCATCTTCCAGTACATCACCCAAAACATCTTCATCATCGATGGGCTCCAGCGGGAACCATTCGTAGCAGCAATTGAGGCAAGGCACGCAGGACACGCCGGGCAGCATCCAGTGGATTCAGAGCTGCCTGGTGAAGAGATGACCACACCGAGGAACACGCAGGAGCACACACAGGCCTCAcccaacaaagaggaagaagtGAGTGAAGAGCAAAACCACGAAGCACACGACCAGAGACGAGTGAGCGTGCTGGAGCTCGGACAGGAGTTCCGGAGAGTCTCTCTATCCTACATGCATTCCTACTCTCACCTGAGTTGGAAGAGGAAAGCATTAAAAGAGATCTcattctttttggttttgtgcaaCATCATA CTGTGGATAATGCCCACATTTGGGGCTCACCCTGTGTTTGAGAACGGACTGGAGAAATCATTTTACGGCTACTCCACTTGGTTTGCCATCGTGAACTTCGGCCTCCCGCTGGGCGTCTTCTACAGAATGCACTCCGTCGGGGGACTTCTGGATGTTTATGTCTCAGCCTGA